The Streptomyces sp. NBC_01275 genome has a segment encoding these proteins:
- the rplR gene encoding 50S ribosomal protein L18, protein MAYGQKILKGDAYKRAAIKRRHIRIRKHISGTAERPRLVVTRSNRHIVAQVIDDIKGHTLASASTLDTTIRSGEGDKSAQAKSVGALVAERAKAAGVEAVVFDRGGNQYAGRIAALADAAREAGLKF, encoded by the coding sequence ATGGCATACGGACAGAAGATCCTCAAGGGCGACGCTTACAAGCGTGCCGCGATCAAGCGTCGCCACATCCGGATCCGTAAGCACATCTCGGGTACGGCTGAGCGTCCGCGTCTCGTCGTGACGCGCTCCAACCGCCACATCGTGGCCCAGGTCATCGACGACATCAAGGGTCACACCCTGGCGTCGGCGTCGACCCTGGACACGACGATCCGCAGCGGCGAGGGCGACAAGTCCGCGCAGGCCAAGTCGGTCGGCGCCCTGGTCGCCGAGCGCGCCAAGGCTGCCGGTGTCGAGGCTGTCGTGTTCGACCGTGGTGGCAACCAGTACGCCGGGCGCATCGCCGCCCTGGCGGACGCCGCCCGCGAAGCCGGACTCAAGTTCTGA
- the rpsE gene encoding 30S ribosomal protein S5, whose protein sequence is MAGPQRRGSGAGGGERRDRKGRDGGAAAAEKTAYVERVVAINRVAKVVKGGRRFSFTALVVVGDGDGTVGVGYGKAKEVPAAIAKGVEEAKKHFFKVPRIQGTIPHPITGEKAAGVVLLKPASPGTGVIAGGPVRAVLECAGVHDILSKSLGSSNAINIVHATVEALKGLQRPEEIAARRGLPLEDVAPAALLRARAGAGAA, encoded by the coding sequence ATGGCTGGACCCCAGCGCCGCGGAAGCGGTGCCGGTGGCGGCGAGCGGCGGGACCGGAAGGGCCGTGACGGCGGCGCAGCTGCTGCCGAGAAGACCGCGTACGTTGAGCGCGTCGTCGCGATCAACCGCGTCGCCAAGGTTGTGAAGGGTGGTCGTCGCTTCAGCTTCACCGCGCTGGTCGTGGTGGGCGACGGTGACGGCACCGTGGGTGTCGGTTACGGCAAGGCCAAGGAGGTGCCGGCCGCCATCGCCAAGGGTGTTGAGGAGGCCAAGAAGCACTTCTTCAAGGTCCCCCGTATCCAGGGCACCATCCCGCACCCGATCACGGGCGAGAAGGCTGCGGGCGTCGTCCTGCTCAAGCCTGCTTCCCCCGGTACCGGCGTCATCGCCGGCGGTCCGGTGCGTGCCGTGCTCGAGTGCGCCGGCGTGCACGACATCCTGTCGAAGTCGCTCGGCTCGTCGAACGCGATCAACATCGTGCACGCGACCGTGGAGGCCCTGAAGGGCCTGCAGCGTCCCGAGGAGATCGCGGCTCGCCGTGGTCTGCCCCTCGAGGACGTCGCTCCCGCGGCTCTGCTGCGTGCGCGTGCCGGGGCTGGTGCTGCG